A genome region from Flavobacterium sp. CFS9 includes the following:
- a CDS encoding phosphoribosyltransferase family protein has translation MNKSYSLHKILDQDNCPFKEEEYSKFKFGDKSFAEKFAKELFEGFVSEFGELLLSEQEIVILPSPFLSIPTASNFLCSYFKKELNSFLFKNGKKTSIESKIYRNQTYVTDYGNLDFEERVKLISNDTYYIDRNFIDGKLCIFVDDIKITGSHEHTVNKILNQYNVNGNFVFVYFAELINKDIHPKIENHFNYFAVKNVEDIVDIINSPSFQYNTRIVKFILSLNEEQFGYLVENISIEKTNDLFHLAISNNYHQILEYKSNINVIKID, from the coding sequence GTGAATAAAAGTTACAGTTTACATAAGATATTGGACCAAGATAATTGTCCGTTTAAAGAAGAAGAATACAGTAAATTTAAATTTGGCGACAAATCATTTGCAGAGAAGTTTGCAAAGGAATTATTTGAAGGTTTCGTATCAGAATTTGGAGAATTGTTGTTGTCGGAACAAGAAATTGTTATTCTGCCAAGTCCATTCTTATCTATACCAACAGCCTCAAATTTTTTGTGTTCGTATTTTAAAAAAGAGCTGAATAGTTTCTTATTTAAAAATGGTAAAAAGACCAGTATAGAATCTAAAATTTACAGAAACCAAACCTATGTTACAGACTATGGAAATTTGGATTTTGAAGAAAGAGTGAAATTAATTTCGAACGATACTTACTATATAGATCGTAATTTTATAGACGGAAAGCTTTGTATTTTTGTTGATGACATTAAAATTACAGGTAGTCATGAACATACTGTGAATAAGATTCTAAATCAATATAATGTGAATGGAAATTTTGTTTTTGTGTATTTTGCAGAATTAATAAATAAGGACATTCATCCTAAAATTGAGAATCATTTTAACTACTTCGCTGTTAAAAATGTCGAAGATATTGTTGACATAATTAACAGTCCTTCTTTTCAGTATAATACCAGAATTGTCAAATTTATTTTAAGCTTAAATGAAGAGCAATTTGGCTATTTAGTAGAAAATATTTCCATTGAAAAAACAAATGACTTATTTCATTTGGCAATAAGTAATAATTATCATCAGATTTTAGAGTATAAATCAAACATTAATGTAATAAAAATAGATTAA
- the gldN gene encoding gliding motility protein GldN: MKVRNFLIAIVSIAGGFSSYAQSNLLNAKTPAQIGLKTPAQLISDNDKPLAYGYVDDRDILMGKTTWEIIDLNEKINFPMYFPVDTANIGSDRRSLYDVLTKAVKSGKITEVYSDSYFNTKKSLKDIQGALSRIDTTDAGRELINQYPDDYKTRVVKKKVVTGTGKKKVVSYVDETVGPTRTVPAEYILKQDLTAADVTQYKIKGYWYFDKRQSELKYRLLGICPVTPDVYTMNSDEKDYIELFWVFFPNAREALHEAKAFNDNNSALPISFDQILNSRRFNAVVYKEENLYGDREIKDYMKDNAQNQLLESERVKEKIRNFEQDMWNY; encoded by the coding sequence ATGAAAGTAAGAAATTTTTTAATAGCTATTGTTTCTATCGCTGGAGGATTTTCTTCCTATGCGCAATCGAATTTGCTTAATGCAAAAACACCGGCTCAGATTGGTCTTAAGACTCCTGCGCAACTTATTTCTGATAACGACAAGCCTTTGGCTTACGGTTATGTAGATGATAGAGATATCTTGATGGGAAAAACTACTTGGGAGATTATTGATTTGAATGAAAAAATCAATTTTCCAATGTACTTTCCGGTTGATACGGCTAATATTGGTTCTGACAGACGTTCACTTTATGATGTTTTGACGAAAGCTGTTAAAAGCGGCAAAATAACTGAAGTATACAGCGACAGTTATTTCAATACTAAAAAATCTTTGAAAGACATTCAGGGTGCATTATCACGTATTGATACAACAGATGCAGGTAGAGAGTTAATCAACCAATATCCGGACGACTACAAAACACGTGTTGTGAAGAAAAAAGTGGTTACTGGTACTGGTAAGAAAAAAGTAGTTTCTTATGTTGATGAAACTGTTGGTCCAACAAGAACGGTACCAGCTGAGTACATCCTGAAACAAGATTTAACTGCTGCAGATGTTACACAATATAAAATTAAAGGATACTGGTATTTTGACAAACGTCAAAGTGAATTGAAATATCGTTTGCTTGGAATTTGTCCAGTAACTCCGGATGTTTACACAATGAATAGTGACGAAAAGGATTATATTGAGTTGTTTTGGGTCTTCTTCCCTAACGCCAGAGAGGCGCTACATGAAGCAAAAGCATTCAACGATAATAACTCTGCGCTTCCAATTTCATTCGATCAGATTTTAAATTCAAGACGTTTTAATGCGGTTGTCTATAAAGAAGAAAACTTGTACGGAGATCGTGAGATTAAAGACTACATGAAAGATAACGCACAAAATCAATTGTTAGAATCTGAAAGAGTAAAAGAGAAGATTCGTAACTTCGAACAAGATATGTGGAACTACTAA
- the gldL gene encoding gliding motility protein GldL: MALLSKKAMNFAYGMGAAVVIIGALFKITHFEIGPLTGTVMLSIGLVTEALIFALSAFEPVEDELDWTLVYPELANGQARKKADKVETPSDAQGLLSQKLDAMLKDAKIDGELMASLGNSIKNFEGAAKAISPTVDSIAGQKKYAEEMSMAAAQMESLNSLYKVQLESASRNAQANSEIAENASKLKEQMQSMTANIASLNSVYGGMLSAMSNKG, encoded by the coding sequence ATGGCATTATTAAGTAAAAAAGCAATGAATTTCGCTTATGGTATGGGAGCGGCAGTAGTAATTATTGGAGCATTATTCAAAATTACTCACTTTGAGATTGGACCATTAACAGGGACTGTTATGTTATCGATTGGATTGGTAACTGAGGCGTTAATCTTTGCTCTTTCTGCTTTCGAACCAGTTGAAGACGAATTAGACTGGACTCTTGTTTACCCGGAATTAGCGAATGGTCAGGCTAGAAAAAAAGCTGACAAAGTTGAGACACCATCTGACGCCCAAGGATTATTGTCTCAAAAATTAGATGCAATGTTGAAAGATGCTAAAATTGACGGTGAGTTAATGGCAAGCTTAGGAAACAGCATCAAAAACTTCGAAGGAGCTGCTAAAGCTATTTCTCCAACAGTTGATTCAATTGCAGGACAAAAGAAATATGCTGAGGAAATGTCTATGGCTGCTGCACAAATGGAATCATTAAACAGTTTATACAAAGTTCAATTAGAAAGTGCTTCAAGAAATGCACAGGCAAACAGCGAAATTGCTGAAAATGCTTCTAAATTAAAAGAACAAATGCAATCTATGACTGCAAACATTGCTTCATTAAACAGTGTTTACGGTGGTATGCTTTCTGCAATGAGTAACAAAGGATAA
- a CDS encoding DUF983 domain-containing protein, with product MLKKGSKLRSILTGSCPRCQKESMYSDRNPLHLTKVLKMNENCSHCGLRYQIEPSFFYGAMYVSYGLNVAVGIAAFIVSFVFFKTSVEESFLIIVATLILLFPFVLRLSRNLYINMFVSYDPEAAKK from the coding sequence ATGTTAAAAAAAGGATCCAAACTAAGAAGTATACTAACCGGAAGCTGTCCAAGATGCCAGAAAGAAAGCATGTATTCAGATCGAAATCCACTTCATTTAACTAAGGTTCTTAAAATGAACGAAAATTGCAGTCACTGTGGATTAAGATACCAGATCGAACCATCGTTTTTTTATGGTGCGATGTATGTTAGTTATGGCTTAAATGTTGCCGTTGGAATTGCAGCTTTTATCGTTTCGTTTGTGTTTTTCAAAACCTCAGTCGAAGAGTCTTTTCTGATCATTGTTGCGACGTTGATTCTATTATTTCCATTTGTCTTAAGACTTTCAAGAAACTTGTACATCAACATGTTTGTTTCTTACGATCCGGAAGCAGCAAAAAAATAA
- the gldK gene encoding gliding motility lipoprotein GldK: MKKFIAFATMLTLVIGCGKSGDKGELVGVTGGKWHPEKPYGMTLVPGGSFIMGKSDADLANVEDAPTRTVTVRSFYMDETEITNSEYRQFVEWVKDSTMRVRLAILADETGQKPAGDSKGKKGGSIADFAFNDSDPEKMTAYDKYMYDNYYSVGTKDDPYAGRKLNKKVKLIKDTKAYPDEYYTEVMDSMYLPIEESYNGLRTIDVNKLKFRYSWMDIQAAAKAKVGKRKDFVKTEQVSVYPDTTVWIKDFAYSYNEPMHNDYFWHKAYGDYPVVGVTWKQAKAFCAWRTLNKNGYIKSKKKGRDLVNAFRLPTEAEWEYAARGGLESATYPWGGPYTKSDRGCFLANFKPSRGDYAADEALYTVEAKSYEVNGYGLYNMAGNVSEWTDSAYNPNAYEYVSTMNPNVIDGNNQRKVVRGGSWKDVAYFLQVSTRDHEYADSARSYIGFRTVQDYMGTQATGGGKKKK; encoded by the coding sequence ATGAAGAAGTTTATTGCATTTGCAACAATGTTAACACTGGTAATTGGCTGTGGTAAGTCAGGTGACAAAGGTGAGTTAGTTGGTGTTACAGGAGGGAAATGGCATCCTGAGAAGCCTTATGGAATGACATTGGTTCCTGGTGGATCTTTTATTATGGGTAAATCAGATGCTGATTTAGCTAATGTAGAGGATGCTCCTACTAGAACGGTGACAGTTCGTTCATTTTATATGGATGAAACAGAGATTACCAATAGTGAGTACCGTCAATTTGTGGAGTGGGTAAAAGACTCTACAATGAGAGTTCGTTTGGCAATTTTGGCTGATGAAACTGGTCAAAAACCTGCTGGTGATTCTAAAGGTAAAAAAGGCGGAAGTATTGCTGATTTTGCATTTAATGATTCAGATCCGGAAAAAATGACTGCATATGATAAATATATGTATGATAACTACTATAGTGTAGGAACAAAAGATGATCCTTATGCAGGTAGAAAATTAAACAAAAAAGTAAAATTAATTAAAGATACAAAAGCTTACCCGGATGAGTATTATACTGAGGTAATGGATTCTATGTATTTACCAATTGAAGAGTCTTACAATGGTTTAAGAACAATTGATGTGAATAAATTGAAATTCCGTTATTCTTGGATGGATATTCAGGCTGCAGCGAAAGCTAAAGTTGGAAAAAGAAAAGACTTCGTTAAAACGGAACAAGTTAGTGTTTATCCTGACACAACAGTTTGGATTAAAGATTTTGCTTACTCTTATAATGAGCCAATGCACAATGATTATTTCTGGCATAAAGCTTATGGAGACTATCCTGTGGTGGGTGTAACCTGGAAACAGGCAAAAGCATTCTGTGCATGGAGAACTTTGAACAAAAACGGTTATATCAAATCTAAGAAAAAAGGACGTGACTTAGTAAATGCTTTCAGATTGCCAACGGAGGCAGAGTGGGAGTATGCTGCAAGAGGAGGTCTGGAATCAGCTACTTATCCTTGGGGAGGTCCTTATACGAAAAGCGACAGAGGTTGTTTCTTAGCAAACTTCAAACCAAGCAGAGGAGATTATGCTGCTGACGAAGCGTTATACACTGTTGAAGCTAAATCTTATGAAGTTAACGGTTATGGTTTATATAACATGGCAGGAAACGTTTCTGAGTGGACAGATTCAGCTTATAACCCAAATGCATACGAATATGTTTCTACAATGAACCCTAACGTAATTGATGGAAACAATCAAAGAAAAGTAGTTCGTGGAGGTTCTTGGAAAGACGTTGCTTATTTCCTACAGGTAAGCACACGTGATCACGAATATGCTGATTCTGCAAGAAGTTATATTGGTTTCAGAACTGTACAAGATTACATGGGAACTCAGGCAACTGGAGGCGGTAAGAAGAAAAAGTAA
- the gldN gene encoding gliding motility protein GldN: protein MKVKICFIVIIFVISNLSIKAQSNLLNAKTADQIGIKNPAQLRADNDKPMAYGYVDDRDVLMGKTTWEIIDLNEKINFPLYFPVDTANIGSDRRSLYDVLIRGIKQGRITEVYADSYFNTKKSLKDIQGGLSRIDTTDAGRELINQYPDDYKTRVVKKKVVTGTGKKKVVTYVDETVGPTRTVPAEYILKQDLTAADVTQYKLKGYWYFDKRESELKYRLLGICPVTPDVYTMNSDEKDYIELFWVFFPNAREVLNEAKAFNDANSARSISFDQILNSRRFNSIIYKEENVYGDREIKDYMKDNAQKQLLESERVKEKIRDFEQDMWTY from the coding sequence ATGAAAGTAAAGATTTGTTTTATCGTTATTATTTTTGTTATCAGTAACCTTAGTATTAAAGCTCAATCTAATTTGCTTAATGCGAAAACAGCAGATCAAATTGGGATAAAAAATCCTGCTCAATTACGTGCTGATAACGATAAGCCAATGGCTTATGGTTATGTAGACGACAGGGATGTTTTAATGGGAAAAACGACCTGGGAAATTATTGATCTGAATGAGAAAATCAATTTTCCATTATATTTTCCGGTAGATACTGCCAATATTGGTTCGGATAGGCGTTCTCTTTATGATGTTTTGATCAGAGGAATTAAGCAGGGGAGAATTACAGAAGTATATGCGGACAGCTATTTTAATACTAAGAAATCTTTAAAAGACATTCAGGGTGGATTGTCTCGTATTGATACAACAGATGCAGGAAGGGAACTAATTAACCAATATCCGGACGACTATAAAACACGTGTGGTGAAGAAAAAAGTAGTGACCGGTACTGGCAAGAAAAAAGTCGTTACTTATGTTGATGAAACAGTTGGTCCGACCAGAACGGTACCTGCTGAGTATATTTTGAAACAGGATTTAACTGCGGCAGATGTTACACAATACAAACTTAAAGGATATTGGTATTTTGACAAAAGAGAGAGTGAATTGAAATACCGTTTACTCGGAATTTGTCCGGTAACGCCTGATGTTTATACCATGAATAGTGATGAAAAAGATTATATAGAACTTTTTTGGGTATTTTTTCCTAATGCAAGGGAAGTGTTAAATGAAGCAAAAGCCTTTAACGATGCTAATTCCGCACGTTCTATTTCGTTCGATCAGATATTAAATTCGAGACGTTTTAATTCTATTATTTATAAGGAAGAAAACGTATATGGAGATCGTGAAATCAAAGACTATATGAAGGACAATGCACAGAAGCAGTTGTTAGAATCTGAACGAGTAAAAGAAAAGATTCGTGACTTCGAACAGGATATGTGGACCTACTAA
- a CDS encoding TerD family protein encodes MAINLQKGQRENINAPKFTIGLGWDTNSSSTGSGFDLDASVFILGDNRKIISDSHFVFYNNLKSPDDAVIHTGDNLTGDGDGDDEQVKIDLTKVNSAVKEICVVVTIHDAVNRKQNFGQVRNSFIRVVDESNNNEVLKYELEEDFSIETAVEFGRIYNKDGQWKFEAIGVGMKGGLEDYLNKYN; translated from the coding sequence ATGGCTATCAATTTACAGAAAGGACAACGTGAAAACATAAATGCACCCAAATTTACTATTGGTTTAGGATGGGATACAAACAGCAGCAGTACTGGATCGGGCTTTGATCTTGATGCATCAGTTTTTATTTTAGGCGATAACAGAAAGATAATATCAGATTCTCATTTTGTTTTTTATAACAATCTGAAATCACCGGATGATGCGGTAATACATACGGGTGATAATTTAACAGGAGATGGAGACGGAGATGATGAGCAGGTAAAAATTGATTTGACTAAAGTTAATTCGGCAGTAAAAGAAATTTGTGTAGTTGTAACCATTCATGATGCTGTGAATAGAAAACAAAATTTTGGTCAGGTTAGAAATTCTTTCATTCGAGTTGTAGACGAGAGCAATAATAATGAGGTGCTTAAATACGAATTGGAAGAAGATTTTTCAATAGAAACAGCAGTAGAGTTCGGAAGAATTTATAACAAAGACGGGCAATGGAAATTTGAAGCTATTGGCGTTGGAATGAAAGGTGGATTAGAAGATTATTTAAACAAATACAATTAA
- a CDS encoding HAD family hydrolase: MEINYKKHTHISFDLWLTLIKSNPEFKKKRNLLFKNFFEVDCTIDKVNEVVRYYDVLCNNINEKTGLNIDTYEIYYLILSALEVDINEFDTSKLSQFYEETDSLFMNYKPELIFPDTKKLFQEITNEDKTINILSNTAFIKGRTLRKLLAYYELTDFFKFQIYSDEVGFSKPNNEIFQLVFDEINTFKSTEKKQILHVGDNSVADYNGAINFGFDAHLLKI; the protein is encoded by the coding sequence TTGGAAATAAATTACAAAAAACACACCCATATTTCTTTCGATTTATGGCTGACATTAATAAAGTCCAATCCGGAGTTTAAGAAGAAGAGAAATTTATTGTTTAAAAATTTCTTTGAAGTTGATTGTACGATCGATAAAGTAAATGAAGTAGTGAGATATTATGATGTTTTGTGCAATAATATTAACGAAAAAACAGGATTGAATATTGATACGTATGAAATTTATTATCTAATTTTAAGCGCACTCGAAGTTGATATTAATGAATTTGATACAAGTAAGTTAAGTCAGTTTTATGAAGAAACAGATTCTTTATTTATGAACTATAAGCCTGAATTAATTTTTCCGGATACGAAGAAATTGTTTCAGGAAATAACAAATGAAGATAAAACTATTAATATCCTTAGTAATACAGCTTTTATTAAAGGCAGAACCTTAAGAAAACTATTGGCGTATTATGAATTGACAGATTTTTTCAAATTTCAGATTTATTCCGACGAAGTTGGATTTTCGAAACCAAACAATGAAATTTTTCAATTGGTTTTTGATGAGATTAACACCTTTAAAAGCACGGAAAAAAAACAGATATTACATGTCGGAGATAATAGTGTTGCAGATTATAATGGAGCCATTAATTTTGGATTTGATGCCCATTTATTAAAAATATAA
- a CDS encoding NAD(P)/FAD-dependent oxidoreductase yields MLDYIIVGSGLAGISFAEIALKNNKSIIVISDESQKSSRIAGGLYNPVILKRFSEVWNAEEQLSVMAQFYKTIEDKLQVKVNFKLPILRKFFSVEEQNNWFAASDKPFLSPFLSTKLVFKKYNHIDSPFDYGEVLHTGYVDTVLLLDSYHQYLRQNKLLLEQSFDHSKLIIKEDCVQYKGYEAKHIIFAEGFGLHANPYFLDLPLDGTKGELFIIKAPDLELDVIVNTSMFILPLGNSLFKVGATYNPKDKTDAPTEEGRTELVDRIKEIINCDFEIVSHFAGVRPTVRDRRPLIGTHNQYERLHLLNGLGTRGVMLGPAMAKDLYDYIENKKPLDPTVDLHRFYKKRK; encoded by the coding sequence ATGTTGGATTATATAATTGTCGGATCCGGATTGGCCGGAATTTCATTTGCTGAAATTGCACTTAAAAATAATAAATCAATAATAGTTATAAGTGATGAGTCTCAAAAATCATCAAGGATTGCCGGAGGACTCTATAATCCGGTAATTTTAAAGCGTTTTAGCGAGGTTTGGAATGCAGAAGAACAGTTGTCTGTGATGGCTCAGTTTTACAAGACAATTGAGGATAAACTTCAGGTAAAGGTAAATTTCAAACTTCCTATTCTAAGAAAATTTTTCTCTGTAGAAGAGCAGAATAATTGGTTCGCAGCTTCCGATAAGCCATTCTTGTCTCCATTTCTTTCGACTAAATTAGTTTTCAAAAAATACAATCATATCGATTCTCCATTTGATTATGGTGAGGTTCTGCATACAGGTTATGTTGATACTGTTCTTTTGTTAGATAGCTATCATCAATATTTACGTCAGAATAAATTACTGCTTGAACAATCGTTCGATCATTCCAAATTGATTATTAAGGAAGATTGTGTGCAGTATAAAGGATACGAGGCTAAGCATATTATTTTTGCAGAAGGTTTCGGGTTACACGCAAACCCTTATTTTCTGGATTTACCATTAGATGGTACGAAGGGCGAGCTTTTTATTATTAAAGCGCCTGATCTAGAATTAGACGTAATAGTAAATACCAGTATGTTTATTTTGCCTTTAGGGAATAGCCTGTTTAAAGTTGGAGCGACTTATAATCCGAAAGATAAAACCGATGCACCAACAGAAGAAGGGCGAACAGAGCTGGTTGATCGTATAAAGGAAATTATCAATTGTGATTTTGAAATTGTTTCACATTTTGCCGGTGTGAGACCAACGGTACGTGACCGAAGACCGCTTATTGGCACACATAATCAATACGAACGGCTTCATCTTTTAAACGGATTAGGAACACGTGGTGTAATGCTTGGTCCGGCAATGGCTAAAGATTTGTATGATTATATCGAAAACAAGAAACCTCTCGATCCTACAGTTGATTTACATCGTTTTTACAAAAAAAGAAAATAA
- the gldM gene encoding gliding motility protein GldM, translated as MAGGKLTPRQKMINLMYLVFIAMLAMNVSKEVISGFGLFNEKFEASNTTAITNNTSLLTALDQKAAEAKGEFAIAAETAHKIEAISKDFYAYIGTLKEQSVKGFVADKETGKLPYESMDRGDNIDNWFTGDGYTAKGKEIIARIEKYKADIKATLGSDKKYANIIAEVNQKFDVSDVKNKDGIKEKYLAYHFKGFPAIASAAKLSAWQNDVTKVETDVYNSALGKAAVAAASYSNYQAIVVLDKNAYFQGEKVTGKVVLGRYDENTKPTSFQGPGQIVNGQAVISLTAGGVGEQNINGQFTFLEDGKNIPLKFAGKYVVVPRPNSATISADKMNVVYRGVVNPISVSFAGVDANKIVASAPGLASAGKPGKYNMNPGSGTETTISVTGTLPNGDKVTDKKTFRIKGIPGPTGTIRGEMGVVKGPKSNLEIATIGAKLLDFDFEVGLDVVGFNLKIAGQPTVVVNGNRLNAQCKSVLARAGKGDQVTISEIKTKLVGAGSYLLPRTAPVIYEIQ; from the coding sequence ATGGCAGGAGGAAAATTAACCCCTAGACAGAAGATGATTAACCTGATGTATCTGGTTTTCATCGCAATGTTAGCAATGAACGTATCAAAAGAAGTAATTTCAGGTTTTGGTTTATTTAACGAAAAATTTGAGGCTTCTAATACAACAGCAATTACAAATAATACCTCTTTATTAACTGCTTTAGATCAAAAAGCAGCTGAGGCAAAAGGAGAATTTGCTATCGCTGCAGAAACAGCTCATAAAATCGAAGCAATTTCGAAAGATTTTTACGCTTATATTGGAACTTTAAAAGAGCAGTCTGTTAAAGGTTTTGTAGCTGATAAAGAAACAGGTAAGTTACCTTATGAATCTATGGACAGAGGTGATAATATCGACAACTGGTTTACAGGAGACGGTTATACTGCTAAAGGTAAAGAGATCATAGCAAGAATCGAGAAGTATAAAGCAGATATTAAAGCTACTTTAGGATCAGATAAAAAATACGCTAACATTATTGCAGAAGTAAATCAAAAGTTTGATGTTTCTGACGTAAAAAATAAAGACGGTATAAAAGAAAAATACTTAGCTTATCATTTCAAAGGTTTCCCGGCAATTGCATCGGCTGCTAAGCTTTCAGCATGGCAAAATGACGTTACAAAAGTGGAAACAGATGTTTACAATAGTGCTTTAGGAAAAGCGGCTGTCGCTGCTGCTTCTTACAGCAATTATCAAGCGATTGTTGTTTTAGACAAAAACGCTTACTTCCAAGGTGAAAAAGTTACTGGTAAGGTAGTTTTAGGTCGTTATGACGAAAACACAAAACCAACTTCATTCCAAGGTCCTGGACAAATTGTTAACGGACAAGCGGTTATCTCATTAACTGCAGGTGGTGTTGGAGAGCAAAACATTAATGGACAATTTACATTCTTAGAAGACGGTAAAAACATTCCACTTAAATTTGCTGGAAAATACGTTGTAGTACCAAGACCAAACTCTGCTACAATTTCTGCTGATAAAATGAACGTAGTATATAGAGGAGTTGTGAATCCAATCTCTGTATCATTCGCTGGTGTTGATGCAAACAAAATTGTTGCAAGTGCTCCGGGATTAGCATCTGCCGGAAAACCTGGAAAATATAACATGAACCCTGGTTCAGGTACTGAAACTACTATTTCTGTTACAGGTACATTGCCAAACGGAGATAAAGTTACAGATAAGAAAACATTCAGAATTAAAGGTATTCCTGGACCAACAGGTACAATTAGAGGTGAAATGGGTGTTGTTAAAGGGCCTAAATCTAACTTAGAAATTGCTACAATTGGTGCTAAATTACTTGATTTCGATTTCGAAGTTGGTTTAGATGTTGTTGGATTTAATTTAAAAATTGCTGGACAGCCTACAGTGGTTGTTAACGGTAACAGATTAAATGCACAATGTAAATCAGTTCTTGCAAGAGCCGGAAAAGGAGACCAGGTTACTATTTCTGAAATTAAAACTAAACTTGTTGGAGCTGGTAGTTATTTATTACCAAGAACTGCTCCGGTAATTTACGAAATACAATAA
- a CDS encoding formimidoylglutamase, translating into MEFDFLEPLNDGILKFISSLSSQELGSKIVLHTQDQFPDISKINIAIIGVLEDRRNEDSINIVNLNAVRKKLYGMFPGNWDASIADLGDILAGNSVEDTYFALKRVTSTLIKNKVIPIVLGGSQDLTYALYRAYDDLEQMVNMVAVDNKFDFGKENETVSANSYLTKIIIDEPNNLFNYCNIGYQTYYNSQEEIDLIEKLFFDAYRLGEISNKITLAEPVFRDADLVSIDLNSVKSSASGNMVSFEPNGFNGKEICSLARYAGISDKVSSFGIFNHNSTVPEASVIAQIVWYFIEGYHYRSKEYPFGSRASYLKYIVPLEDEELIFYKSDKTDRWWIEIPFESNGHNKLKRNTLLPCSYDEYLSACNQELPERWWKAQRKNAL; encoded by the coding sequence ATGGAATTTGATTTTTTAGAGCCACTTAACGACGGGATTTTAAAATTTATTAGTTCGTTGTCTTCGCAGGAGTTGGGAAGTAAGATAGTTTTACATACTCAGGATCAGTTTCCGGATATCAGTAAAATTAATATTGCGATTATTGGTGTTTTAGAAGATCGTCGTAATGAAGATTCCATCAATATTGTTAATTTGAATGCCGTTCGTAAAAAACTTTACGGTATGTTTCCGGGAAACTGGGATGCTTCGATTGCCGATTTGGGAGACATTCTTGCAGGAAATTCTGTAGAAGATACTTATTTTGCTTTAAAGCGAGTGACCTCTACTTTAATTAAGAACAAAGTAATTCCTATAGTTCTTGGGGGTTCACAGGATTTAACCTATGCTTTGTATCGTGCCTATGACGATTTAGAGCAAATGGTGAATATGGTTGCTGTAGATAATAAGTTTGATTTTGGAAAAGAAAACGAAACGGTTTCGGCTAATTCTTACTTGACTAAAATTATTATCGATGAGCCTAATAATCTGTTTAATTACTGCAATATTGGTTATCAGACTTATTACAACTCACAAGAAGAAATCGACCTGATTGAAAAACTGTTTTTTGATGCTTATCGTTTAGGTGAAATCTCCAATAAGATTACATTGGCAGAACCGGTTTTTAGAGATGCAGATTTAGTGAGTATCGATTTGAATTCTGTAAAATCTTCAGCTTCCGGAAATATGGTTTCATTTGAGCCAAACGGTTTCAATGGAAAAGAAATATGCTCGCTGGCAAGGTATGCCGGAATAAGTGATAAAGTTTCCAGTTTTGGAATTTTTAATCATAACAGTACAGTGCCTGAAGCTAGTGTCATCGCGCAAATCGTATGGTATTTTATTGAAGGATATCATTACAGGTCTAAGGAATATCCATTTGGTAGTAGAGCATCGTATTTAAAATATATTGTTCCTCTTGAAGACGAAGAATTGATCTTTTATAAAAGTGATAAAACAGACCGTTGGTGGATTGAAATTCCGTTTGAGTCAAATGGTCACAATAAATTAAAGAGAAATACGTTATTACCGTGTTCTTATGATGAGTATCTGAGTGCTTGTAATCAGGAATTGCCTGAAAGATGGTGGAAAGCACAACGAAAAAACGCTTTGTAA